One Helianthus annuus cultivar XRQ/B chromosome 12, HanXRQr2.0-SUNRISE, whole genome shotgun sequence genomic region harbors:
- the LOC110892490 gene encoding uncharacterized protein LOC110892490 — translation MNPNFQPGNQSGSSYQNRQGNNQGGYQRNYNQGGNGSGNSNSQGDDSLNSKLDAIMNAINHSNQEIKKEFEVRDKSHKALEKQVGQLAEEMAQIRGSGGRLPSDTAMNPKHQSSSTGNVRNVHISAVSLLPNDEICSVQSIPPPQYVDGVVEDISDELESENEQETISQNDIKKVPAHVECLKELSIEKRHNKLPEPIDLVSHVSAVLSSALPQKVQDPGDPLIPIQIGTFKIERALLDLGACVSILPGSLYDQYDFGPLKKFDTPVVLADQTPMHPRGMVEDVIVKVDDCYYPVDFLVVDYAGCIEDTR, via the exons atgaacccgaattttcaacCGGGTAACCAAAGCGGGTCATCATATCAAAATCGCCAAGGAAataaccaagggggttaccaaaggaacTACAATCAAGGCGGTAATGGGAGTGGCAATTCAAACTCTCAAGGTGATGATTCATTAAACTCTAAACTTGATGCTATTATGAATGCTATCAACCATTCAAATCAAGAgataaagaaagagtttgaggtGCGAGACAAGTCACATAAGGCATTGGAAAAGCAAGTGGGTCAACTTGCGGAAGAAATGGCCCAAATTCGTGGAAGTGGAGGAAGACTTCCAAGTGACACCGCAATGAACCCGAAGCATCAAAGCTCAAGCACGGGCAATGTGAGGAATGTACACATTAGCGCTGTAAGTCTTCTTCCGAATGATGAAATTTGTAGTGTTCAAAGCATTCCACCACCACAATATGTTGATGGTGTAGTGGAAGATATAAGTGATGAGCTGGAAAGTGAAAATGAACAAGAAACGATTTCACAAA ATGACATTAAAAAGGTTCCGGCTCATGTGGAATGTTTGAAAGAGTTGAGCATTGAAAAACGGCACAATAAATTACCCGAACCAATTGATTTGGTATCACATGTTAGTGCTGTTTTATCAAGTGCGCTCCCCCAAAAAGTTCAAGATCCAGGAGACCCTCTTATCCCAATTCAAATTGGAACATTTAAAATTGAGAGGGCGCTCCTAGATCTTGGAGCTTGTGTGAGCATCTTGCCCGggagtttgtatgaccaatatgattttggtccattgaaaAAGTTTGATACTCCCGTAGTATTGGCCGATCAGACTCCCATGCATCCACGGGGGATGGTGGAGGATGTGATTGTTAAGGTGGATGATTGCTACTACCCAGTTGACTTTTTGGTAGTAGACTATGCTGGGTGTATTGAGGACACCCGATAG